In Balaenoptera ricei isolate mBalRic1 chromosome 4, mBalRic1.hap2, whole genome shotgun sequence, the following are encoded in one genomic region:
- the LOC132365583 gene encoding cytochrome c oxidase subunit 6C-like: protein MASSSLMKPQMHGLLAKCLRFHIAGAFTVSLGAAAFYKFAVAEPRKKAYADFYRIYDSIKDFEAMRKATVFQSAK from the coding sequence ATGGCTTCCAGTTCTTTGATGAAACCTCAGATGCATGGCCTTCTGGCCAAGTGTCTGCGATTTCATATTGCTGGAGCATTCACTGTATCTCTGGGAGCTGCAGCTTTCTATAAGTTTGCTGTGGCTGAACCAAGAAAGAAGGCATATGCAGATTTCTACAGAATTTATGATTCCATAAAAGATTTTGAGGCGATGAGGAAAGCTACTGTCTTTCAGAGTGCAAAATGA